Proteins encoded together in one Epinephelus lanceolatus isolate andai-2023 chromosome 4, ASM4190304v1, whole genome shotgun sequence window:
- the LOC117260274 gene encoding gap junction delta-2 protein, which yields MGDWSILGRFLSEVQNHSTVIGKIWLTMLLIFRILLVALVGDAVYSDEQSKFTCNTQQPGCNNVCYDTFAPVSHLRFWVFQIVLVSTPSIFYIVFVLHKIAKDEKLDGQRAQVVAQRPPRQRCGHMGKDGVEALRVDMPTYCPHYREEWDARERERVEQNSLGEDYGEVGEDPTQQSNQVLLIYILHVLLRSVMEITFLVGQYFLFGFEVPHLYRCETYPCPTRTDCFVSRATEKTIFLNFMFSISLGCFVLNIAELHYLGWVYIFRILCSACSTCCGQKRDTVRLYSNHNPLLLQLRHSLRGQLVLQTPAAMAPEKTGGVLTHTPAISFETDSTVECTSKRSPESRDKVKVKLANMARLGRTKKSWL from the coding sequence ATGGGTGACTGGTCTATACTGGGTCGCTTCCTATCTGAGGTTCAAAACCACTCTACAGTGATAGGCAAGATCTGGCTCACCATGCTGCTCATTTTCCGCATCCTGCTGGTGGCCTTGGTGGGTGATGCTGTCTACAGTGACGAACAGTCCAAGTTTACCTGTAACACCCAGCAGCCTGGATGCAATAATGTCTGTTACGACACCTTTGCTCCTGTTTCACATCTACGGTTCTGGGTCTTCCAAATTGTGCTGGTCTCCACCCCATCCATCTTCTACATAGTTTTTGTCCTGCATAAGATTGCCAAGGATGAGAAGTTGGATGGCCAAAGAGCACAGGTGGTAGCCCAGCGGCCTCCAAGACAAAGATGTGGGCACATGGGAAAGGATGGTGTGGAGGCCCTGAGGGTCGACATGCCCACCTACTGCCCTCATTACAGGGAGGAATGGGATGCAAGGGAGAGGGAACGAGTGGAACAAAACTCTCTGGGTGAGGATTATGGTGAGGTAGGAGAGGACCCCACTCAGCAGTCCAACCAGGTTCTGCTCATTTACATTCTTCATGTGTTACTAAGATCTGTCATGGAGATCACCTTCCTGGTGGGCCAGTACTTCTTGTTCGGGTTTGAGGTGCCTCACCTGTACCGCTGTGAGACCTACCCATGCCCTACACGTACAGACTGCTTTGTGTCACGTGCCACTGAGAAAACCATCTTCTTGAACTTCATGTTCAGCATCAGTTTGGGCTGCTTTGTGCTCAACATAGCAGAGCTCCACTACCTGGGCTGGGTCTACATTTTCCGCATCCTCTGCTCAGCCTGCTCCACCTGCTGTGGTCAGAAGAGGGACACCGTCAGACTGTACTCAAACCACAACcccctcctgctgcagctcaggCATTCCCTGAGGGGCCAGCTGGTTTTGCAGACCCCAGCAGCCATGGCCCCAGAGAAGACTGGGGGTGTGCTCACACATACCCCAGCTATCTCTTTTGAGACGGACTCAACTGTGGAATGTACCTCCAAGAGAAGTCCAGAGAGCAGAGACAAGGTGAAGGTCAAGCTGGCTAACATGGCAAGGCTGGGACGGACTAAGAAGTCTTGGCTATAA